TTCTTATGAAAGGATTTTATTAATAATCCAGATTTTGAAACTCAAAGACAAGCTATTTTAGATGCTCATAATTTCTGAGAAAGGCTAGATGATGGAAACTATTCACTCTGAGACCTCAGAGAAAAAACTAGAATTCTTAGAGAGGCTGGTCTCACGAGCTGAGAAATTAGAACCCTTTTTGATAATAATATCTGTGGAAAGGAATTTCCTGAGTTTCGAAATATATATGAAGACCCAAGATTTGATTATTTGGCTGAGTATAGAGATATACTCTGAGAAATTACAGAAGCAGATATTATTTCAGATAAATGAACTCAAGCAGTCATTATTCAACACCCTACAGATGAATGACAAATAATAAAAATTGCTAAACCATGAGAAGTTGATGATTTAAATATTGAATTTGAAAACCATCAAAGATTTTATGATATCTGGGAGCAAGGAGTAATAAATGGTGATATACCTAAAAATGTTATTATTCCTAAAGTTATTAAGTGAGATAGAGATTGATATTTTTATATGGATAAAATAGAATGACAAAGTTTATATTGAGTCACTCTAAGAGAAAAATATAGTCATGTTTTAGTTGATGAATCACCAGAATTTTTAAAAATGCTCTCTGATACACAGTTAGAGAGATTATTATTAGATGAATATAAACAGTATCCTTGATGAATACAATCTACTATTGATGATTGGTCAGGTGATTATTTGTGAGAAGCTTTATGAATGAGCTATAGTTACAGAATGGAACATTGAAGAACCTGAGGTACACCACTTCATATAGCTATAGAACACTTAAGAGAACAATGATTAGTACATAATGACATGCATCCATGAAACATCATGGTAGATAATTCTTGAAATTTCTATATAATAGATTTTTGAAGAGTAAGAATTACGGAATAATATAAATATTTTAATATAAAAAAATGAGTATTCATACTACAGATACTAGATCATTAACAGATATTGAACCTATAACTTTTCAGTGAAGGGAAATTATTTTTTATGATTTAAAAGTGACCTGAAATTTTGCTAAAGCAGTAGAGCAAATGGTAATGGGAAACTATTTTTTCACATGACCTAAAACTCAAAAAATAGAGTTTGATAATGGCAGAAATATTTTTGATATTTGAAATAATCATTTTGTAGTTGAGTATGCTAATGAAGATGAAAGAAATAGAGATATTTCTGTATTTCAAGATAGATTTCAGCAAGATGAAAAAACTACCCAATCTATTTCAGCAAGAGAGTGAAAACAAGAATATATTCCTGAATATGATGGAAAATTTGATTATAATGGAAAATTTTATAATTTTCTCCATGCTAGACACAAACTTTGAGAAACTGATACTGTTAATGGTATATATAGGTGAATGATAGTAAATACAGATTCATATTTTTCAGAGGAAGCTCAAAAACAGGTGAATATATGAGCTGATGCTGCAAAGAATATTCTAGATTGAGAAGTATAAATTATGACTATTATAAATACACTTAATACATGAACTTACACTCAAAACTTTTGATGAGTAGATATATATTGAACTCAAACATGTTTTTCTAGAAATATGTATGAAGCAATGGTTTGAGCAGCTCAAATTGATTTTAGTGTAGATTTTTGAGATGGGCTCAAATTACAGGACTGAGTTTGGAATCAGGAACTTTTATTAGAGTGTGATATTGATAACTTAGATAGATTAATACATGATATCCATAAAAGATTCAGTTTAGCATCAAATAAATATAATTCTAATTCAATTGACTCTGTAAGACAAGTATGAGAATATGCTGGAAGTTTTAGATATGAAGGGAAATGATATATTATATTATTTCCTAGAAACTGACTAACTGATGAAACACTTCTAGAAAAAGGTATATATAAATGAATAATTGTAAATCCTGAACTGTATTTTTCAGATGAAGCTCAAGACCAAGTAGATGATTGAGCTGATGCTGCAAAGAGAATTCTAGATTGAGAATAAAATAATATCTAAAGAGTCACTATCTCAGTTCTCACTTCCTTCACTAAGGTGCTCCAATATGAAAGCAAACGAAAAAGCTTCTCGAAAGAGGAGCTTTTTTTTGTGTTTAATAGACGTGAAAAATACTTTTATATTTATATTTGAAGTATTTGCTACATTGAATAAATAGCATTTATCAGTAAACTTTAAAAAAATTTAAGAAATTCAAAAATTATTGAATGTTACAATATTACAAATCCTGCACTCAGTGCCAATGACAAGGAAAAATAAAACTAAGTATCTGAAAGCGAGCTCGTCGTCGTCACGCGAAGCTTTTAGAACAAATTGAAGAGGGAGTGATCGAAATGACAAAAGTAAAACCACTCATTCCTCATATAGATAATTGTTCATATTGTGCTGGTACTGGGCTAGAGCAATCAGATAATTTCCCCGAAGTAGATACTATTAATTATCCTAATGTTGCGATAATTGGAGGATGAATAGGATGAATAGCTCTTGCTCTTGCCTGTCTTCACCGAGGAATTCCTTATACGCTCTATGAACGAGATGAGAGTTTTGATGCTCGTTCTCAAGGTTATGGCTTAACACTTCAACAAGCTAGTAAAGCTATAGAATGATTAGGAATTTTTGAACTAAAAGATGGTTTAATTTCAACAAGACATGTGGTTCATAATACTCAAGGGACAATTATCGGAGAATGGGGGAGGAGAAAGTTATGAGATATAGGTATTTTAAAACCATGAAAGCGAAGAAATGTACATATTTCAAGACAAGCTCTACGCTCTGAATTACTTGCGGGCTTGCATAATGATAGAGGAATAGCATGGGGGTATAATCTAAAAGAACTAACCTATAACTCTAAATCGCAGATTGAGTTAGAGTTTCAGGTAGGTGACAGGAAACTTATATCCATGGCTGATTTAGTGGTTGGAGCAGATGGTATACGCAGTCGGATACGGAGTGTAACAATAGGAGAAGATATATCACCACTCCACTATCTGGGTTGCATAGTTATATTAGGTATTTGTCCTCTAAAGTCACTGAGTAATCTAGAAAGTTCACTTCTGGACTCTGCAACAGTTTTTCAAACAGTGAATGGACATGAGCGAATATATATGATGCCATATGATAAAAATAATATTATGTGGCAAATGAGTTTCCCAATGACTGAAGCGGACGCAAAAGTATTGAGTAAAAATGGACCAGAAGCACTCAAAAAAGAAGGTATAAATAGACTCTGAGATTGGCATACTCCTATTCCTGAAATATTACATGCAACAGACGCTTCTAGAATTACAGGTTATCCGGTATATGATAGAGAAGTGCTTGAACCCGAATTTATGAAAAATTTCTGAAGTATAACCCTTCTTTGAGATGCAATGCATCCCATGAGTCCTTTCAAGTGACAATGAGCAAATCAGGCAATTCTCGATGCATTAGATTTGGCACGAGACATTACGTTAAAATGTGGTCCAGATTCGCAGTGGAGAGAAAAATGACTTAGAAC
This genomic interval from Candidatus Gracilibacteria bacterium contains the following:
- a CDS encoding phosphotransferase; amino-acid sequence: MLEAAAIRGPEETEGLDTHQETADEILLRLDDEAIASLAETGTVEDVRAVVEMLIEDNPELRPYLIEFQQANSATLAAELQRVAVNDNEEIGADDEVPEEESRELIQQAQSYLYESLDIDENHANNGALTNFAKGIVDTLIFENVELAVEVIETRGGVILDALKQIATWKGIKGVLSALGESIWDLFSGDAYEKGKSVADLGIVATGIGVAATVGRKAITAAVRQMDTPSPNNLDRTLIDDISKLPDTERLEAAGVFLGKDFINNPDFETQRQAILDAHNFGERLDDGNYSLGDLREKTRILREAGLTSGEIRTLFDNNICGKEFPEFRNIYEDPRFDYLAEYRDILGEITEADIISDKGTQAVIIQHPTDEGQIIKIAKPGEVDDLNIEFENHQRFYDIWEQGVINGDIPKNVIIPKVIKGDRDGYFYMDKIEGQSLYGVTLREKYSHVLVDESPEFLKMLSDTQLERLLLDEYKQYPGGIQSTIDDWSGDYLGEALGMSYSYRMEHGRTGGTPLHIAIEHLREQGLVHNDMHPGNIMVDNSGNFYIIDFGRVRITE
- a CDS encoding FAD-dependent monooxygenase produces the protein MLQYYKSCTQCQGQGKIKLSIGKRARRRHAKLLEQIEEGVIEMTKVKPLIPHIDNCSYCAGTGLEQSDNFPEVDTINYPNVAIIGGGIGGIALALACLHRGIPYTLYERDESFDARSQGYGLTLQQASKAIEGLGIFELKDGLISTRHVVHNTQGTIIGEWGRRKLGDIGILKPGKRRNVHISRQALRSELLAGLHNDRGIAWGYNLKELTYNSKSQIELEFQVGDRKLISMADLVVGADGIRSRIRSVTIGEDISPLHYLGCIVILGICPLKSLSNLESSLLDSATVFQTVNGHERIYMMPYDKNNIMWQMSFPMTEADAKVLSKNGPEALKKEGINRLGDWHTPIPEILHATDASRITGYPVYDREVLEPEFMKNFGSITLLGDAMHPMSPFKGQGANQAILDALDLARDITLKCGPDSQWREKGLRTTLLEDFEKQMIERSALKVLDSALAAKLLHSESVLHDGDMPRGRGI